The Nicotiana sylvestris chromosome 6, ASM39365v2, whole genome shotgun sequence genomic sequence aattttttccattttttgtaaaatacaaatttactaattaatctaaaaatataaaattaaatcctaaatgcaaatgcaatgtattttttgtatttttatgatttaaacAAGATTAAACATGCACACGAAAATGCAAACAACcagaaaaattctacaataattcttaaaataacaaatatttaaagaaaaaatctaattttgggaattatgtaggagtaattcatgtgaggcaaatatcacgtgctcacacatttAATTATTCTATTGGGTAGCTAAAAATAGAGTACTATTTATAGATTGTATATAGGATTGAATAGAGTAAGTTCTTGAATCCGGTCATCGGAGAATAGATTCGCGATTAGGATAGACATATTCTAGTTGCCTTACTTGGTTATTTTTGTAGGAAATATACATGCGTCTAGTCAAGTTTGATTCTAAAGACTATAGTCTTAGGTTGGATCGAATAGGCGAGAGAAGCGTCGAAATAACTTCGCGAGCATAATAAACCCTGCTAATCAATAGATTAGATATGTCAAGTGATTACATCAACCCGAAAAACACAATAGGAGAAATGTTAATCCCATAACCCTGAAATATTTCCATCTCATTGAATTCTTTTTAAGTGTTTGTTTGCTCTACTTACGATCTTATTTTCTTACTGGGTTTTTAGTTCATAGTAATTTAGTTACAAAAATCACAATCATCTTCTTCACACTCACTTAAGCATTAAATATATAAATAGCTTAGATTGGACAATACTTGATCATAAATCCTCGCGGAAACGATACTTTCTTATCGCTTTATTACTTGTCGACCGCATACGTTTGCGCGTGCGATTAGACCCAATAgccctgtcacgacccgaatttttcaccttcggaccgtgatggcgcctaacattgaacTCGCTAGGAAAGCCAATGTCATAGTTTATtacacctttttcctttatctttcagATATAAATGACTTAGCAAGATGAATTAACagaaataaatgcggaagaaaCAATTTAAAAGTTTAACTTGAACATTAACGAAATCCGATACAACATCTACCCAGAACAtgagtcacaattcacgaactgtCTACGATTACTACAAATAATGGTCTGGAAAAAAAATATACATCTGTTCTAAAGGtaaagtaaaaagaaaagaatacaataaagatagaaggggacgccagggtctacggacgcctgcagaactaccttgggtctcctaaaCTGAAGGTAGCACCCTCGAACTCTGATCAGCCActagctccgaaatctgcacaggaagtgcagagtgcaatatcaacacaaccgatcccatgtacttgtaagtgccgagcctaacctcgacgaagtagtgacgaggctatggcgGGGCATACAACATATACAACCTGCAACAGTTTATACGAAATGGAAAGGAAATACATAATGTACATAATTAATAACTGACAGTAATTAAATATGAAATCCAACTGTACGACTACTACTTTTAAGCTATAACCGATCCTTAAGAGCTTTTCAATATCTCAGTAATAGATTTTCCATATAAATACATGCCCAGAAACATAACTTATGCGGCGTGTATCCCAATCCCACCATATAAACAACATCAGTATCAAAAATCCAACAATAACAGTATcaatattcaatagtaacagtaTCAACATTCTCCCTTATTTCTccctgttgcggcacgcaacccgatcccacctgttCTCCCATATTACTTCTTGTTGcggtgtacaacccgatcccaccatacaaTCACTTCCTcacttattcctcctgttgcggcctgcaacccgatcccaacatataaatatatcaacaccaatcacaaagagTAAATACCAAGAATTTCACAAGTTAACTCAATTTTCATATTTCTACACTTCAACTCGTATAAAGGGGTTATCCCTACGATTACGAACTTCACCCATGAAGGCTAAACAACAAGACCAACCAAAGTGCACCATTAGGCACCAATAACTCAACACAAGCTGACAATATAACTAAACGGAACCATGAAACAATTAGACACTCCAAGTACGAGGACAATAGTTAATATAAAGAAATTAGGCATGGAGACATTTATGGCAAATAGCAATTAAAGCATAGAAAGTTAAGCAGGTAGCAATTATGACAAGGAATGATATAATAGGAAACGGGGAAGGAAACAGCTAAATATGGAAATTTTGGTggcgcatagatactcgtcaccacacctatacgacACACACATGAAATTTCACGTAGCAAATAAGTCGGggattcctattccctcaagtcaaggttagaccaaacacttacctcaagccaacgggtaATTCAACACTCAaccaccgctttacctctcgattccaccaccaattcactcgtatctagccataattaattCAAAGACATCAATATatactaaataaaccaattctaatgcatgaatatgaaTTCTCAAATGTTTTCCTTAAAAAGTcgaaaatcgaccccgggcctacttggtcaaaactcgaagttcgaaccaaaccCCGACTAcctattcacccacgaacccaaatatgcaattagttttgaaatccgacctcaaattgaggtctaaatccccaaaatttgaaaatcctaatttctacccaaaaacacccaatttcctatgaaaaaccctagattttaagatgaaatcatgtaaaaagatgttatagattgaagaaacTAAGTTAGAAGTTGTTTacttatgatttggagaagaacctttctttggaaaatcgcccaagaaagtttagggtttgagggagtttgaaaaatgaagaaaatctcGTCTAATTGGAATTTACACAGGCGCAgatatcacatttgcgatgacaggttcgcaaatgcggcccaagctttgcaaatgcgaaggtaggcGTGCCCTGCtctcttcacaattgcgaacaatTAGTCGCAATTGTGATGACTGACCACCCCTgatgacttcgcaattgcgaaggggaagatcgcaaatgcgatcaaagGCTAGCCAGACTTTCTCGCAATTGTGATGAAGTCCTCAAAATTCCCAAGCATGATAGGCTCGCAATTGTGACATCTgaccttgcaattgcgagatcagagcctgcaacacataccagatgaaaaatctgaaacttcctaagtccaattcaccccgtagtctatccaaaactcatccgaaccctcgaggctccaaaccaaacatgcacgcaagtctaaaaatatcatacggactttctcgtgcgatcaaatcatcaaaataatatcaacaactacgaatttaacctcaaattcacgAAATTCCTTAAGAacgtcaaaatttcaattttctcAACTATAAGTCAGATTTATATCAAACCaattccgattcttaccaaattccacagattcaacttaatcattattttaaacttgtaccgtgctccggaaccaagatacgggtccggtaccatcaagaaaatgcatcattTTACTTCTAAAGGcctttatatttttcagcaaataattttctttaaaaattcttttctcgggcttggaacctttaaattcgattccgggcatacgcccaagtcccatattttattacggACCTTACGGGACCGTCCGATCACGGGTTCGGGTCCATTTACctagaatgttgaccaaagtcaactttaaccaattttaatgaccaaattcatattttttttctctaaaatttcacataaaagctttacGGAAATGagcccggactgtgcatgcaaaacgAAGTGAGAGAAAAcgagattttcaaggcctcgaaacacaattttgacttctaaaacaagagatgacctttaggGTTCATCACAAGCCCTCATGATGGACTTAAGCCTTGATCCTTTTTTAAAAATCCTCTGATCCAATTAATCTAAATTCACGATTTAATCAATCTAAATCCAAGCAAGCTGAAAAGTCCATTAAGGAAGTAAAGATTTATTAAGTTTTGCATTCCCCTCAAACGAGGGAATTTTTCATTCACGTCAATGATGTTCAGCTAATTTAACTAGTTTAATTTTTCAACTAATCTAAGTACACCGACAGAGTTTATCTTCATGTATGCTTGATGTGATTTTGAATGATACGCCTAACAAGTTAACCCAATGAGCACCCGCAATTGTGCGTTTGTAATTCTTTTCTCAAAATTCTCCTATTAAAAGGATCATGATTTGGTAAATCGATTGTAATAGTTTTAATTGTGGATTCGTTAATAGGTCAACATATCTTTACTTTGACACTCAACAAAATTAAAGTGCAAGAGTAAAAAACTTAAAACTCGACTTCACTACGTAAACCAATACCCAAAAGGAGTTAAGAAGAcagaagaaggaaaatatgggAGATCGAACAGAATTGAAGGATAATAGAATACTTTGATTCTATTACAACACTATTGCCTTTTCCCCATAGAATTTCAACAAAATTAAATCAAACACGCCTTAAAGCGAAAAACAGACTCGATTACAGACAAGATACAAAAACAGAGCAACTTCTATTCGATTTCATATATACTTGCTCACATATCATAGCGTTCTTACATATTTCATCGTCTATCTAACCAGTGATATCAATGGATTTGACATCTGGCTTCTTCACCTCTTCTTTCGGAACAGTAACAGTAAGCACTCCATTCTCCATCGCCGCCTTAACTTGATCCATTTTCGCATTCTCGGGGAGCCTGAATCTTCTCATGAATTTGCCGCTGCTGCGTTCCACACGGTGCCAAGTATCATTCTTATCTTCTTTCTCCACATTCCTCTCTCCGCTGATTTGAAGAACCCTATCGTCTTCGATCTCGACTTTCACTTCCTCCTTCTTAAGCCCAGGGAGATCGGCCTTGAACACATGAGCCTCCGGAGTTTCCTTCCAATCGACTCGTGTGTGAGCGAATGCAGAAGTCTCCCGTGAATTGGATCCTGGAAAGCCCAATTCCCTGAAGGGATCCCATAGGTCGATTGAGAATGGATCAAAGACGCTGCTTCGTCGATCGCCGAACATTCTTGGAATCAATGACATTTTCAGTAAATTTTGTAGTAACTCTTTTCTCAATTTTCTTTCAACTACACTGATTCTTGGAGGAGGAGCCGATGGGTATTTATAGGTGTGTGCTTAGAGGATTGTCAAGTAGTTTCCCGATATTTCTTTCCGCTTCGATATTTCTCTAACCCAAGGAAGACAGACAGATGTCCAGAAGTTTCTGGATAAATCTCGTTTTTTGCTTCCATCTCTGTATAAATTAGTTGGCCAATTACCTAATTTGACGAGTAGTAATGAGGATATTGTGTGAAATTCTACTTCCGTCTTTTTGTAAAAGGTTCATAAATTTACGTTTAGATAgcaaaattaatttattttcagatgGTTTTCCATCTTTTTTACAACCTTTTATTATACATTACTTTAAAAAAATGTTTCTAAGTTCTACTTTGAATTTTTCTAATAATTGATGAAGAGATAATATATTACTACAGCTAGATAATTTCTCAAAATAAAGTGCTATATATATGTTAATCTTCTGGCCCCCGGTGGTTGATCAAAGGGCTATGTATGTTTACTAGATATtcttgggagaaattcaaaaaatagccagatttacaagtggttattcaaaaatagccacagttttaaaagtaatcgaaatttagccacttttcatgtaaagataaatctaaacgaaaatgttgttcaaaatccggaaaaatactccagtataatatactggagttccagtatattatactggagttccagtataatataccggtccagcataatatactggagattggagcaccggtgctccaatttctagtatattatactggaactttccgcgtattggagttccagcataatatgatggaagttcatacacatgtgcaccgatctccagtatataaTGCTGAAACTTTCcgtattgcagcaaaataatagctatttttcaataactttgcaaacgctgactatttttaaatgactaGTTCGAAAACTGGCTAACCCGTACTATTTTAACGATATTCTTGCCCGTGCTAAAGCACAGGCCTAACAATATAATCATAGAGTGTTGTTGGGAGAAAATTATGAACTCAATAAGATTTGTATCCATTATATGGTATTATGTTCATCAATAGTGGCGTTGTGATGCACTCTTGAAGTAAGGAAGTTTATCCTGTATATATTTTAATTCATCTCATGAAAAACATTTAACGCCTTGATGTTCAGAAATTAATTGAGGATATTGTAAATTTTAGTAGACTTCAAAAATATTGGCAAAACAAACGCAAAATTAAAACTTACAATGGACTGTGGTGTAGTTTTCCTTGATACAATATACACGGAAATATCTATGTTTAATTAATCAGAATGAGCACATTACACAAAAAACAATATTCTAAGAACCCAATAAGCAACAACGTAAGTAAGTTCAAAGGAAACTTAGATTCCAGGAGAACCTCCAAAACAATACTTCTATAGACCAAAATAAGAACAAATATTACGACTCATCAAGTTTCTGCCACCTTAATT encodes the following:
- the LOC104213642 gene encoding 17.6 kDa class I heat shock protein, with amino-acid sequence MSLIPRMFGDRRSSVFDPFSIDLWDPFRELGFPGSNSRETSAFAHTRVDWKETPEAHVFKADLPGLKKEEVKVEIEDDRVLQISGERNVEKEDKNDTWHRVERSSGKFMRRFRLPENAKMDQVKAAMENGVLTVTVPKEEVKKPDVKSIDITG